ACCACGAGACGGTCGTCCGCCTGAGGAATCACCACCACGGGAGGGACGGGCGGGGCGGCGATCAAAACGGGAGCTCATGAAATCGATGGTTATGACAGGGCGGTTTCGGTCTCCTCAAGTCGATCCAGAAGCTGGGCAAGCCGCGTCGGATTTTGCAAAAAGAGCCAGCCAACCATTGTCTCAAACCCTGTGGCCTTTCCATAAGCCGCAGGGTCGGCACCCCGTGGGCCGCGGCCAGCACGATTACGGCCACGACGCACAAGGTCTTTCTCCTCCTCGCTGAGCCAGGGTTCAAGCCGCTTGAGGGCAATCGCCTGGGCATCAGCACGAACTTCGGCAACCACAGCACGGTGCAGATCCTTGGATCGGCCGGCCTGCCGGCAGTGCCGCAAACGTTGATGGAGCTCCCAGACGGCATCCCCGAGCCATGCCAGCTGCAGAGGACCGA
Above is a window of Synechococcus sp. BIOS-U3-1 DNA encoding:
- a CDS encoding ribonuclease III domain-containing protein, translating into MSDWIRLQQSLPAGSTDLGPLQLAWLGDAVWELHQRLRHCRQAGRSKDLHRAVVAEVRADAQAIALKRLEPWLSEEEKDLVRRGRNRAGRGPRGADPAAYGKATGFETMVGWLFLQNPTRLAQLLDRLEETETALS